In the genome of Candidatus Dadabacteria bacterium, the window GGGTATCCGCAAACTCAAGGAAAACCCGAAGCGGTTCGCGAGAGAGGATATTCACTATTATTATAAGGGCGAATATCGAGATGGCCTTAGCAAACTGCCCGTTATAGAGCTGTCCCAGCCCCGGGAAAAAAAGGGAAAGCAGAAC includes:
- a CDS encoding DUF5683 domain-containing protein, with amino-acid sequence MRGEGRKRPWLAVLLSLFFPGLGQLYNGQFAKAISIFALIIIVNILSREPLRVFLEFADT